GGTCGCGGCCGCCGAGCGGTCCGGCAAGCGAGCGCCCGATGCTGCAGCGGTGGGGAAGCTGCTTCTCGGGCCGCGCCGACGCCCGCGTGGGCGGGCGCGCGCcggaggagccggagccggaggtCTTCTCCTTCGCCGACCCCTTCCCGACGTGGCCCCCAGGTCAGTGACGCCCCCATCCTCCCCCGTCTTCGGGTTTCGATTTTGTCGGTGTCTCCGCTTGTGATTATCTTATCCATCCACCGGATCGCGTAATGCTTACCGCTAGAATGCTAGATTGTTTCCACGAGTGCGAGTGGTGGTTACCATTGTTGATTAGTTGATCAATCAATTCCGCGCGTGGCATTGTTGCAGGTGGGGGATTCGCGCAGGGGAGGATGTGCATCGGCGGAGGGGCGCTGGAGCTCGCTGCGGCCACCGCCTTCCAGAAGATCTGCACCCTGTCGTCGCCGCGGCGCGGCGGCAGCGCCACCTTCTACCGGCCGCTCGGCGTCCCCGAGGGCTTCTCCCTCCTCGGCCACTACTGCCAGCCCAACTGCCGCCCGCTCCACGGCCACCTACTCGTCGCGAGGGTGGGCGCGCGCCCGGCCAATGGCCCGCCTCAGCTTCCGCCGCTCTGCGCGCCGCGGGACTACGCGCTCGTCTGGGAATTCCGTACCCGTGGTGTCGGCAATGGCAACCGTAGCAATGCCGGCTACGGCTACGGCAGCAGCAACGCCTACTTCTGGCTCCCCGTTCCGCCGGAGGGGTACCGGGCGCTCGGGTGCATCGTCACGACGGACCCTCGCAAGCCGCCGCTCGACGAGGTGGGCTGCGTCCGCGCGGACCTCACGGACGAGTGCGAACCGCACGGGTCGCTGCTCCTCCTGCAGCTCGCGCGGCCGTCGTCGGCGTCCTGCGCGGCTTTCGCCGTGCGGGGCGTGAGGCCGGTGCACCGGGGGATGTGTGGGAGGGGCGTGGGCGTGGGGACCTTCTGCTGCGCTGCGGACGGGAGCTCCCCACAGGAGCAGGGCCTGGCGTGCCTGAGCAACGTCGAGCTCGACCTGTCGGCGATGCCAACCTTGGATCAGGCGCACGCGGTGATCCAGCACTACGGCCCCACGGTGTTCTTCCACCCCAAGGAGGTCTACCTGCCGTCGTCCGTCTCTTGGTTCTTCAAGAACGGAGCCACACTGTACAAGCGAGGGGGAGATGCCGTCGGCGAGGAGATCGACAGCGAGGGGTCCAACCTCCCGGGCGGCGGGTGCAACGACGGGGAGTACTGGATCGACATTCCCTGTGGCGAGCGGGGGCGCGCCGTCTGCCGCGGTGACGTCGACAGCGCGGAGCTGTACGCGCACGTGAAACCGGCCATGGGCGGGACGTGCACGGACGTGGCTATGTGGGTGTTCTGCCCGTTCAACGGCCCGGCGCGCCTCAAGTTCGGCGTGGTCAGTCTCCCGCTCGGCAAGACCGGGCGGCACATCGGTGACTGGGAGCACTTCACGCTCCGCGTCAGCAACCTCACCGGCGAGCTCATGGCCGTGTACTACTCGCAGCACAGCGGCGGGCACTGGGTGGACGCGTCCGCGCTGGAGTACATCGACGGCAACCGGCCCGTGGTGTACTCGTCCAGGAACGGGCACGCGAGCTACGCGTACCCCGGCGTGTACCTGCAGGGCTCGGCCGCGCTCGGGATCGGCATACGCAACGACGCCGCGCGCAGCAGGTTGTTCGTGGACTCCAGCGCCAGGTACCGCATCGTAGCGATGGAGTACCTGGGCGAcggcgccgtcgccgagccGCAGTGGCTGCAGTTCATGCGGGAGTGGGGGCCGACGGTGGTGTACAAGTCCAGGAAGCGGATGGAGCGGATGCTCCAGCGCCTGCCTCCCCGGCTCAGGTGTGGAGCGGAGAACATGCTGAACAAGATGCCGAACGAGCTGTCCAGGGAGGAAGGGCCGACCGGGCCCAAGGAGAAGAACAACTGGGAGGGAGACGAGAGATGGTAGGAGTAAGATTTTAAGATGTGTGTGGCTTGACATTGGCATTGATGAGCTTCACTGTAGAACAGCGATGATTGTGCTCTGACCAACGATTCTGATTATTGATTGCAATACAACTGTTAAGTTTGCGCAGTTTATTCATCCAACTGAAGTGAATATGTTCGAGTCAAAATATTATGTGATGCGCTTGGTAGTCAGAATTGCTGATTGATGACCTTCAGCAGTAGAAATGTGATATAAACATTGTTGCTCTGTAGCAAAAATTATGAACAAAGCCGACGTGTCTTTCTCTGCTACTGTATTTTGTCAAAAAAGACGTTTACAACAAGGGTCAGACGGAAAAAATGACCCCATTTTCCACTACCAATTTAACTGCAACTATAAGAACAGTTCGTATGAGTGCAACAGACAAAGGATTGCCCAGGAGGTTGCTGTAGCTGTGTTCATGTCCTCTTGTCGTCATCACTGCTCTCACTGCCATCGCTGCACGGGATAGCCATGGAAAGAAAACTATCAAGTGGTGTCCAACTCGATAAAACATGACAAACAATCATAAGCATCTACGATGTTGAAGGTAGTCGTACTAGATTAGCTAATCACACATACCTCTCCTCTTTAAGCTTTGCAATTTTCTTTACCTCCAAGCCTGTCATGCCCAGGTGCTTTTGCGCAGCCGTAACATTATCTGCCCCTGAAAACAGAGGTAGTAGCATCAATTTGTAAACAGTTCTTATCACAAAAGCACGGGTTCAATATCTATGAAACATACCAATTTATCATAATCCTATCTATGGTTTACCATAAGTTCACGAATGAGTTAACAGCACTAACAAGGAATTGTATGATATGGTAGCAGTAGGAAACAAAGACCAAGAAATGAAGTACCTTTAGTCAATTGGAAAACATGAAGGGCACAGCGTTCTGCAGCTAGACGTACGGGCGTGCTAGAATCCTTTAAAGCGTCTGCAATTGCTGGGCCTAATATCAAGTAATGTGTAGCAAGAGCTGAATGATTTATCTACAACAAGAAACCGTCATATTGCCACAATATCACCTAGAATAAAGTTAAAAGAGTTAAAAAGTGCACATTGAGATACAGATGCTCCAATTATGAACCTTTGCAGCAGCTTTGAGACAAGACAAAGATCTTCTCCTAACTTCACTTGAATCATCACGCAAGGCCAAGACAAGCAATTGAACAAGTTGCAAGGTGCCGGCTTCCGAATGCAACTGGAAACAGAGTAGCCGTCCCAGAGTTCTTGTAGAAACTTCACGAACAGGGAACTTCACAACACAGACATGAGTTACACATAAACATGCAATAATAGTATAAACAATCAAGATGTGCAACTGATCCAATACCTTGTCGTCTTTTAGAGCATCTTTCAGAAGATTAACAAGAGATGAAAATGATGCCGAGTGGCACAATTTTGATGGACAATGCATTGATATGGATGAGAAAGCTAACAAAGCACCATGCCTGGTACACCAGTTTGGTGAGGTGCTCATGTTCAACAGTATTTGCACGAAATCTGAAATCTCGATCTCCTCCATGTACTGTAAAAAAACATGCATATTGCAGTCAATAGACGTGGCCAAATTAAAGAGATAAGAAAATAGCATGGTTCT
The nucleotide sequence above comes from Phragmites australis chromosome 4, lpPhrAust1.1, whole genome shotgun sequence. Encoded proteins:
- the LOC133915564 gene encoding hypothetical protein At1g04090-like, translated to MLQRWGSCFSGRADARVGGRAPEEPEPEVFSFADPFPTWPPGGGFAQGRMCIGGGALELAAATAFQKICTLSSPRRGGSATFYRPLGVPEGFSLLGHYCQPNCRPLHGHLLVARVGARPANGPPQLPPLCAPRDYALVWEFRTRGVGNGNRSNAGYGYGSSNAYFWLPVPPEGYRALGCIVTTDPRKPPLDEVGCVRADLTDECEPHGSLLLLQLARPSSASCAAFAVRGVRPVHRGMCGRGVGVGTFCCAADGSSPQEQGLACLSNVELDLSAMPTLDQAHAVIQHYGPTVFFHPKEVYLPSSVSWFFKNGATLYKRGGDAVGEEIDSEGSNLPGGGCNDGEYWIDIPCGERGRAVCRGDVDSAELYAHVKPAMGGTCTDVAMWVFCPFNGPARLKFGVVSLPLGKTGRHIGDWEHFTLRVSNLTGELMAVYYSQHSGGHWVDASALEYIDGNRPVVYSSRNGHASYAYPGVYLQGSAALGIGIRNDAARSRLFVDSSARYRIVAMEYLGDGAVAEPQWLQFMREWGPTVVYKSRKRMERMLQRLPPRLRCGAENMLNKMPNELSREEGPTGPKEKNNWEGDERW